The Streptomyces sp. NBC_01244 genome contains a region encoding:
- a CDS encoding YciI family protein, with protein sequence MKYMIQMNVPAAEWDAIMSSYSEEDMKAMFAHMGALNEDITAAGEWVDGQGLGGPSLAKTVRAGSDGRPQVTDGPAYEGTVLAGYWLVDVKSEDRALEIAARASACPGPGGKPGNDPVEVHPIPGDPTQG encoded by the coding sequence ATGAAGTACATGATCCAGATGAACGTGCCCGCCGCCGAGTGGGACGCCATCATGTCCTCCTACTCCGAGGAGGACATGAAGGCCATGTTCGCCCACATGGGAGCCCTCAACGAGGACATCACCGCCGCCGGCGAATGGGTGGACGGGCAGGGCCTCGGTGGTCCCTCGCTGGCCAAGACGGTACGGGCCGGAAGCGACGGGCGGCCGCAGGTGACCGACGGGCCGGCCTACGAAGGGACCGTCCTGGCCGGGTACTGGCTGGTCGACGTCAAGAGCGAGGACCGGGCCCTGGAGATCGCCGCACGCGCGTCGGCCTGCCCCGGACCCGGAGGGAAGCCCGGCAACGACCCGGTCGAGGTGCACCCGATCCCCGGGGACCCGACCCAGGGCTGA
- a CDS encoding MMPL family transporter codes for MLSKSLLRLGASAARHPWRVIAAWLIAATLAVLAAVAFGGRTADSMTAPGLDSQRAAELIERAGTGQEGMTAQVVVTPLDDGATFFDHDSARTALTRLQTEVKRLPHVLGTSDPAGALDTSGDTAVRGGLVSADGRIAVVRVQYPDQSRLSAEDLDALVDLGDRLRAELPLRIEMGGNLFYAFSDPDGGASELIGLLAAAAILFLAFGSLVAAALPIGMAVFGLTVGVATMTVLAGVTEVPTFAPVLGSMVGLGVGIDYALFVLARHREYLACGLDPQAAAGRAVATAGRPVVFAGGTVVVSILGLAVANVPFMTVGGFAVSIVVLTMVLASVTLLPAFLGAAGPRLARAGRIGRALQTRKPGRLARRRDPAAGAAHATGWRRWIGHVSRHPLPYAVGAAGLLLTATLPVLGLRVGLPDDGSLPHSRPERRAYDLVAEGFGPGVNGPLVIAADPTGDPGVLDRLVEAVAADPGIASVAPTHIDRATGIATLVVFPTTSPQDKATADTIARLRTDVLPTAIGHGPARAHVGGAAASLSDVGQRTSQRLPVVVAVVLAMSFLLLMLVFRSILVPLKAVLLNLLSIGAAYGIMVAVFQWGWGGALIGLEATVPIVSFIPMFLFAILFGLSMDYEVFLLSRVREEYLRTGDNGTAIVEGISRTARIITSAALIMVAVFLSFAVAEDPSTKMFGLGLATAIFIDATVVRMVLVPATMTLLGRTNWWLPKWLDRMLPRGPVGTYDTDAESTDEAPRPRLGDR; via the coding sequence ATGCTCTCGAAATCCCTGTTGCGCCTGGGCGCAAGCGCCGCCCGCCATCCCTGGCGGGTGATCGCGGCATGGCTGATCGCCGCCACGCTCGCCGTCCTCGCCGCCGTCGCCTTCGGCGGGCGGACCGCGGACTCGATGACCGCTCCGGGACTGGACTCCCAACGGGCCGCGGAACTGATCGAGCGGGCAGGTACCGGCCAGGAGGGGATGACCGCCCAAGTGGTCGTCACCCCCCTCGACGACGGTGCGACGTTCTTCGACCACGACAGCGCGCGCACCGCTCTCACGCGGCTGCAGACCGAGGTGAAGCGGCTGCCGCACGTGCTCGGCACGAGCGACCCGGCGGGGGCGCTCGACACGAGCGGGGACACCGCCGTGCGCGGCGGCCTCGTTTCGGCCGACGGGCGGATCGCGGTCGTCCGGGTGCAGTACCCCGACCAGAGCCGGCTGTCGGCCGAAGACCTCGACGCCCTCGTCGATCTCGGCGACCGGCTGCGCGCCGAGCTGCCGCTGCGCATCGAGATGGGCGGGAACCTCTTCTACGCCTTCTCCGACCCCGACGGCGGCGCGAGCGAGCTGATCGGCCTCCTCGCCGCTGCCGCGATCCTGTTCCTGGCGTTCGGTTCGCTCGTCGCCGCCGCGCTGCCGATCGGCATGGCGGTCTTCGGGCTGACCGTCGGGGTCGCCACGATGACGGTACTGGCGGGGGTGACGGAGGTCCCCACCTTCGCACCGGTCCTGGGCAGCATGGTCGGGCTCGGAGTGGGCATCGACTACGCGCTGTTCGTGCTCGCCAGGCACCGGGAGTACCTCGCGTGCGGGCTCGATCCACAGGCGGCGGCCGGACGAGCGGTGGCAACGGCGGGGCGGCCGGTGGTCTTCGCCGGCGGCACCGTCGTCGTGTCGATCCTCGGCCTGGCGGTCGCGAACGTGCCGTTCATGACGGTGGGCGGATTTGCCGTCTCGATCGTCGTCCTGACGATGGTGCTCGCGTCGGTGACGCTGCTGCCGGCCTTCCTCGGCGCGGCGGGCCCGCGCCTGGCCCGGGCCGGCCGGATCGGCCGGGCTCTGCAGACCAGGAAGCCGGGCCGACTCGCACGGCGGCGGGACCCGGCGGCAGGCGCCGCCCACGCCACCGGTTGGCGTCGCTGGATCGGGCACGTCAGCCGGCACCCGTTGCCGTACGCGGTCGGCGCGGCGGGGCTGTTGCTGACCGCGACGCTGCCCGTACTCGGCCTGCGCGTCGGCCTGCCCGACGACGGCTCACTGCCCCACAGCCGTCCCGAGCGCCGGGCCTACGACCTCGTCGCCGAGGGGTTCGGCCCGGGCGTCAACGGTCCCCTCGTCATCGCCGCGGACCCCACCGGTGATCCGGGAGTGCTGGACCGACTCGTCGAGGCGGTCGCGGCGGATCCGGGCATCGCATCCGTCGCGCCGACGCACATCGATCGGGCCACCGGCATCGCGACCCTCGTGGTGTTCCCGACCACCAGCCCTCAGGACAAGGCCACGGCCGACACCATCGCCCGGCTGCGCACCGACGTGTTGCCCACGGCGATCGGGCACGGCCCGGCCAGGGCCCACGTCGGCGGCGCCGCCGCGAGCCTGTCCGATGTGGGCCAACGCACCAGCCAACGCCTGCCGGTGGTCGTCGCCGTCGTGCTGGCGATGTCGTTCCTGCTGCTGATGCTGGTCTTCCGCTCGATACTCGTACCGCTCAAGGCGGTACTGCTGAATCTGCTGAGCATCGGCGCGGCCTACGGCATCATGGTCGCGGTCTTCCAGTGGGGCTGGGGAGGCGCACTCATCGGGCTGGAAGCGACGGTTCCGATCGTGTCGTTCATCCCGATGTTCCTCTTCGCCATCCTGTTCGGCCTGTCGATGGACTACGAGGTGTTCCTCCTCTCCCGCGTACGCGAGGAGTACCTGCGCACCGGCGACAACGGCACGGCGATCGTTGAGGGCATCTCGCGCACCGCCCGGATCATCACCTCGGCCGCCCTCATCATGGTGGCGGTCTTCCTGTCCTTCGCCGTCGCCGAGGACCCCTCCACCAAAATGTTCGGGCTGGGCCTGGCCACCGCGATCTTCATCGACGCCACGGTCGTACGCATGGTGCTGGTACCGGCGACCATGACACTCCTCGGCCGGACCAACTGGTGGCTGCCGAAGTGGCTGGACCGGATGCTTCCCCGCGGCCCGGTCGGCACGTACGACACCGACGCGGAATCCACGGATGAGGCCCCGCGTCCACGGCTGGGTGACCGTTGA
- a CDS encoding multicopper oxidase family protein: protein MWRNGKNGTGGKRRMSPWKRALLIVGSLAASFALVMGVLFTWLYTGAKVSTVGAVDFRNALAVPPLAASTVDADGTRVFDLRMQTGETEFTPGTKTPTWGFNGSHLGPTLRAAKGEKVRVKVANALPEASTVHWHGMHLPAAMEGGPHQMVPAGGSWAPQWTVSQPASTLWYHPHPHGATESHVQRGLAGLFLLDDAQSTALPLPKTYGVDDIPVIVQDVSFDGAKFDHGHKLMRNVGFLGDRTMVNGTLDPYVTVQDELVRLRLLNASTARVYTFGFDDGRAFRQIASDGGLLEAPHTTDRLRLSPGERAEVVVRIRPGERTVLRSYPLDAGLDFWNQRFGGGDDSFDVMQLRGAPTLRPSAELPRALAASTLPTGEDSVRSRSFDLKMSGINGRKMDMSRVDETVTRGTAETWTLRNNDGMPHNFHVHDVQFRVLDINGAAPPPPLRGPKDTVFVPSGATVRIAMRFEGPADPDTPYMYHCHLLYHEDEGMMGQFTVVDPGGPAPTPKLPPAPGAHQHQGAY from the coding sequence ATGTGGAGGAACGGGAAGAACGGGACCGGCGGCAAGCGCCGGATGTCGCCTTGGAAGCGGGCGCTGCTGATCGTCGGGTCGCTGGCCGCGAGCTTCGCCCTGGTCATGGGCGTGCTCTTCACCTGGCTCTACACCGGGGCCAAGGTGTCCACCGTCGGCGCGGTGGACTTCCGCAACGCCCTCGCGGTACCGCCCCTCGCCGCCTCCACCGTGGACGCGGACGGAACGCGCGTCTTCGACCTGCGGATGCAGACGGGGGAGACCGAGTTCACCCCCGGGACCAAGACCCCCACCTGGGGGTTCAACGGGAGCCACCTCGGCCCCACCCTCCGCGCCGCGAAGGGGGAGAAGGTCCGGGTGAAGGTGGCCAACGCCCTGCCGGAGGCCTCCACCGTCCACTGGCACGGCATGCACCTGCCCGCCGCGATGGAAGGCGGCCCGCACCAGATGGTCCCGGCGGGCGGCAGTTGGGCCCCGCAGTGGACGGTGTCGCAGCCGGCCTCGACGCTCTGGTACCACCCGCACCCCCACGGCGCGACCGAGTCGCACGTTCAGCGTGGCCTCGCGGGCCTGTTCCTCCTGGACGACGCGCAGTCGACGGCCCTGCCCCTGCCCAAGACGTACGGGGTCGACGACATCCCGGTCATCGTGCAGGACGTCTCCTTCGACGGCGCGAAGTTCGACCACGGTCACAAGCTCATGCGCAACGTCGGCTTCCTCGGCGACCGGACGATGGTCAACGGCACCCTGGACCCATACGTCACCGTCCAGGACGAACTGGTCCGGCTGCGCCTGCTGAACGCCTCCACCGCCCGCGTCTACACCTTCGGTTTCGACGACGGCCGTGCGTTCCGGCAGATCGCCTCGGACGGCGGTCTCCTCGAAGCACCGCACACCACCGACCGCCTGCGCCTGTCGCCGGGTGAGCGCGCGGAGGTCGTCGTACGCATACGGCCCGGCGAGCGGACGGTACTGCGCTCGTATCCCCTGGACGCCGGCCTGGACTTCTGGAACCAGCGCTTCGGGGGCGGCGACGACTCCTTCGACGTGATGCAGCTGCGCGGGGCGCCCACCCTTCGACCGTCGGCCGAGCTTCCGCGGGCGCTGGCGGCCTCAACGCTCCCCACCGGCGAGGACTCGGTGCGCAGCCGCTCCTTCGACCTCAAGATGTCCGGCATCAACGGCCGGAAGATGGACATGTCCCGGGTGGACGAGACGGTCACCCGCGGCACGGCCGAGACCTGGACCCTCCGCAACAACGACGGGATGCCGCACAACTTCCACGTCCACGACGTCCAGTTCCGCGTACTCGACATCAACGGCGCCGCCCCGCCACCGCCGTTGCGCGGGCCGAAGGACACCGTCTTCGTCCCGTCCGGTGCGACGGTCCGCATAGCCATGCGCTTCGAGGGCCCCGCTGACCCGGACACCCCGTACATGTACCACTGCCACCTCCTCTATCACGAGGACGAGGGCATGATGGGCCAGTTCACGGTGGTGGACCCGGGCGGACCGGCACCCACCCCGAAGCTCCCGCCCGCGCCCGGCGCACATCAGCACCAGGGCGCGTACTGA
- a CDS encoding M1 family metallopeptidase, translated as MISLRFRRALLLALASVLLCVSQTATAEASPDPAGPAPAATPDRPSYEVSLRGDTDGSHWTGRQTVSFRNSARTALRSVDVRLWGNGADGCGTREAPSPVRVGRVTGGIPRPLTVDCTALRIDLPAPLPYGARTSISFDVDITVPGRVHRFGKDGAHRYLGNALPLLSVRDAQGRHLDPDVGFGESFHTLTGDFRVVLDHPSALVVPATGTTTRCAGAPGRTVSTSVAHGVRDFAWAAGPFLSKTVTTPGGVRLNAYWTAATSPEGVATDLKDAVGSVDEFGKRFGRYPYGELDLVMSDNLDEFGSMEFPGLVLLWTEPEGSAVVHEIAHQWFYGIVGNDQFASPWLDESFAQYANQSYYGGDTTTCWEDQGAWPSETAALTHSMAYYADGHRSEYVRVVYHRGSCALHDLERSLGTPAMTAMLRGYVRDHWLGVSTTTDFKRAAQAATPQDLTPFWTEHRIH; from the coding sequence ATGATCTCGCTCAGGTTCCGGCGGGCCCTGTTGCTCGCCCTCGCTTCCGTCCTGCTCTGCGTCTCCCAGACGGCCACGGCCGAGGCCTCTCCCGATCCTGCGGGCCCCGCGCCGGCGGCGACGCCCGACCGTCCCTCCTACGAGGTGTCGTTGCGCGGCGACACCGACGGCTCGCACTGGACCGGCCGCCAGACGGTGTCCTTCCGCAATTCCGCCCGCACTGCCCTGCGTTCGGTCGACGTCAGGCTGTGGGGCAACGGCGCCGACGGCTGCGGAACCCGGGAGGCGCCGTCCCCGGTCCGGGTGGGCCGGGTCACCGGAGGCATCCCGCGGCCCCTCACCGTCGACTGCACCGCCCTGCGGATCGACCTGCCCGCGCCGCTCCCGTACGGGGCGCGGACGAGCATCTCCTTCGACGTGGACATCACTGTCCCGGGCCGCGTCCACCGCTTCGGCAAGGACGGCGCGCACCGCTACCTCGGCAACGCGCTGCCCTTGCTGTCCGTACGCGACGCCCAGGGCCGGCACCTCGATCCGGACGTCGGCTTCGGCGAGAGCTTCCACACCCTGACCGGTGACTTCCGCGTGGTCCTCGACCACCCCAGCGCGCTCGTCGTCCCCGCGACGGGCACCACCACCCGCTGCGCGGGCGCACCCGGCCGCACGGTCAGCACCAGCGTCGCGCACGGGGTACGGGACTTCGCATGGGCGGCGGGCCCCTTCCTGTCGAAGACGGTGACCACGCCGGGCGGAGTACGGCTGAACGCGTACTGGACCGCCGCGACTTCCCCCGAGGGCGTCGCCACCGACCTGAAGGACGCCGTCGGCTCGGTCGACGAGTTCGGGAAGCGCTTCGGGCGCTACCCCTACGGCGAGCTCGACCTCGTCATGAGCGACAACCTCGACGAGTTCGGCAGCATGGAGTTCCCGGGCCTCGTCCTGCTCTGGACCGAGCCGGAGGGGTCGGCCGTCGTCCACGAGATCGCCCACCAGTGGTTCTACGGCATCGTCGGCAACGACCAGTTCGCGTCACCCTGGCTGGACGAATCCTTCGCCCAGTACGCGAACCAGTCGTACTACGGCGGGGACACCACCACCTGCTGGGAGGACCAGGGCGCCTGGCCCAGCGAGACGGCCGCCCTCACCCACTCCATGGCCTACTACGCGGACGGCCACCGATCGGAGTACGTCCGAGTCGTCTACCACCGCGGCTCCTGCGCCTTGCACGACCTGGAACGCTCCCTGGGCACCCCGGCGATGACGGCCATGCTGCGCGGCTACGTCCGCGACCACTGGCTGGGCGTCTCCACCACCACGGACTTCAAGCGAGCGGCCCAGGCGGCGACGCCCCAGGACCTCACCCCGTTCTGGACGGAACACCGGATCCACTGA
- a CDS encoding vWA domain-containing protein, giving the protein MSGNQNYINHVALVLDASSSMSHLSRKVVEVADQQIAYLARRSGELDQETRVTVYVFADKVECVVYDKDVLRMPSLKQLYRTGGMTALLAASLKSQRELAQTAQLYGDHSFLTFVLTDGQENASHRSPDAPARDPRELVKAVAEMIETQEDNWTLAVLVPDQMGKREAMQCGFPKENIAIWDATSTQGLEEAGQVIKEATEKFMVGRAKGIRGSRAVFSTGGDAVNKDTIKAAGLAPVDPSAYQLLPVARDAAIREWVVESGHTYRTGGAFYQLSKPEKIQAKKQIAVLEKKTDRVYTGPEARALLGLPAVEARVKPDHNDDFTIFVQSTSVNRKLVPNTRLLLMV; this is encoded by the coding sequence ATGTCCGGAAACCAGAACTACATCAACCACGTTGCTCTTGTGTTGGATGCCAGCTCGTCCATGTCGCACCTGAGCCGCAAGGTCGTCGAAGTCGCCGACCAGCAGATCGCGTACTTGGCCCGCCGGTCCGGTGAACTGGACCAGGAGACCCGTGTCACGGTCTACGTCTTCGCGGACAAGGTGGAGTGCGTCGTCTACGACAAGGACGTGCTGCGGATGCCGTCGCTGAAGCAGCTCTACCGGACCGGTGGAATGACGGCGCTGCTGGCGGCCTCGCTGAAGTCGCAGCGCGAGCTGGCTCAGACGGCCCAACTGTACGGCGACCACAGCTTCCTGACGTTCGTGCTGACCGACGGCCAGGAGAACGCGAGCCACCGCTCCCCGGACGCCCCTGCCCGGGATCCGCGTGAACTGGTGAAGGCCGTGGCCGAGATGATCGAGACGCAGGAGGACAACTGGACTCTGGCCGTCCTCGTGCCGGACCAGATGGGCAAGCGCGAGGCCATGCAGTGCGGCTTCCCGAAGGAGAACATCGCCATCTGGGACGCCACGAGCACACAGGGTCTGGAGGAGGCCGGGCAGGTCATCAAGGAGGCCACCGAGAAGTTCATGGTGGGCCGTGCCAAGGGCATCCGGGGATCGCGGGCGGTGTTCTCCACCGGTGGGGACGCGGTCAACAAGGACACCATCAAGGCGGCCGGTCTCGCTCCGGTGGATCCCTCCGCGTACCAGCTGCTGCCGGTGGCCCGTGACGCGGCGATCCGGGAGTGGGTCGTCGAGTCCGGGCACACGTACCGCACCGGTGGCGCGTTCTATCAGCTGAGCAAGCCGGAGAAGATCCAGGCGAAGAAGCAGATCGCGGTGCTGGAGAAGAAGACGGACCGGGTGTACACGGGGCCCGAGGCCCGGGCCCTGCTCGGCCTGCCGGCGGTGGAGGCGCGGGTCAAGCCCGACCACAACGACGATTTCACGATCTTCGTGCAGAGCACCAGCGTCAACCGGAAGCTCGTACCGAACACCCGGCTGCTGCTCATGGTGTGA
- a CDS encoding response regulator transcription factor → MSIRVLVADDQTIIRTGLRIMLNAQPGIEVVGEAADGREAVRLARELRPDVCLFDIRMPVLDGLEATRLIAGPGVADPLVVVVITTFDLDEYVYGSLRAGARGFLLKDTGPELLAQAVRSASGGEALIAPSVTVRLLQAFADLPAGRPVAQPVSPVTAREEQVLLAVARGLTNTEIADALHISLSTVKTHLASLMAKLGARNRVEIAMWAYETRRILPGT, encoded by the coding sequence GTGTCCATTCGCGTCCTCGTCGCTGACGACCAGACGATCATCCGCACCGGGTTGCGGATCATGCTGAACGCCCAGCCCGGCATCGAGGTGGTCGGCGAGGCCGCCGACGGGCGGGAAGCGGTACGCCTGGCCCGCGAACTACGCCCCGACGTCTGCCTGTTCGACATCCGCATGCCCGTACTCGACGGGCTCGAGGCCACCCGGCTGATCGCCGGCCCGGGCGTCGCCGACCCGCTGGTCGTGGTCGTCATCACCACGTTCGACCTCGACGAGTACGTCTACGGCTCACTGCGTGCCGGCGCCCGCGGATTCCTCCTCAAGGACACGGGACCGGAGCTTCTGGCGCAGGCCGTACGGTCGGCGTCCGGCGGTGAGGCGCTCATCGCGCCCAGCGTCACCGTCCGTCTGCTCCAGGCATTCGCGGACCTGCCCGCCGGCCGGCCCGTGGCCCAGCCGGTCTCCCCCGTCACCGCCCGCGAGGAGCAGGTGCTCCTCGCCGTCGCTCGCGGGCTGACCAACACCGAGATCGCCGATGCACTGCACATCAGCCTCAGCACGGTGAAGACGCATCTGGCCAGCCTGATGGCCAAACTCGGCGCCCGCAACCGGGTCGAGATCGCGATGTGGGCCTACGAAACGCGCCGCATCCTCCCCGGAACCTGA
- a CDS encoding alpha/beta fold hydrolase: protein MVNFVLVAGARLGAWAWGEVVPYLRAAGHGVYPLTLSGLADKQGVPAGQATHVQDIVAEVERQGLRDVVLVGHSYSGIPVGQAAERIGDRLARVVFVDSSVPTDGESFVSAWPDGGAAVEASIAESGGFWPLAPAAHYDGEGLTDEQIARLVRGSTSHPGATLTEPAVLSGPLGELPATYILCVMPGAESDDAEPDEDVAELLNSKRWRLVKMDTGHWPMFSQPRELAQILLNAAVE, encoded by the coding sequence ATGGTGAATTTCGTGCTGGTTGCAGGTGCACGGCTCGGGGCGTGGGCGTGGGGCGAGGTGGTGCCGTATCTGCGCGCGGCTGGCCACGGCGTCTATCCGTTGACGCTGTCCGGTCTTGCTGACAAGCAGGGTGTACCGGCGGGGCAAGCGACTCACGTCCAGGACATCGTTGCCGAGGTGGAGCGCCAGGGTCTGCGTGACGTAGTCCTGGTGGGTCACAGCTACTCGGGCATCCCGGTAGGTCAGGCCGCGGAGCGGATCGGTGACCGACTGGCCCGCGTAGTATTCGTCGACTCAAGTGTTCCAACTGATGGCGAGTCGTTTGTCTCCGCCTGGCCGGACGGCGGGGCGGCAGTGGAGGCATCGATCGCCGAGAGCGGAGGGTTTTGGCCGCTCGCGCCAGCCGCTCATTACGACGGCGAGGGTCTCACCGATGAGCAGATCGCACGCCTCGTGCGTGGCTCGACGTCTCACCCGGGTGCCACGCTGACCGAGCCCGCTGTGCTGTCGGGGCCGCTCGGTGAACTTCCGGCGACATACATCCTGTGCGTGATGCCAGGGGCCGAGTCTGACGACGCAGAGCCCGACGAAGATGTGGCTGAGCTGCTGAACAGTAAGCGCTGGCGGCTGGTGAAGATGGACACCGGCCATTGGCCGATGTTCTCCCAGCCGCGCGAGCTGGCGCAGATTCTCCTCAATGCTGCCGTGGAGTGA
- a CDS encoding sensor histidine kinase — MLRDDLRTLWTEPRPPDAPARVWRDWALLAAGLAGVALEAILRENVVWRPVAVVLTVWLCLLPLWRRTRPLAMVTLAFGSVSLLPVASLVAAPREPVGLYTGAVVLVLVYALPRWGSGREIVLGDAVILAVGALCVVTDGTSVVEKVAAFVVLLLPGVVGAAVRFRVTARERQLEQVRSREREQLARELHDTVAHHVSAMVIIAQAGRVLAGTDPSAAVEALEGVEEEGARTLEEMRAMVAALRDRGVGAELAPPAGVADLERLMRTPGGRLRVDLGLDGELDALPPAVDAAVYRIVQESVTNVLRHAVDATELVVRVAAERHTVRVSVRDNGRRTGRGRDGYGLTGLRERATLLGGTLRAGPGTDRGWHVEAELPRARSESGVHSRPRR; from the coding sequence GTGCTCCGAGACGACCTGCGAACCCTGTGGACCGAACCCCGGCCGCCCGACGCGCCCGCCCGGGTGTGGCGGGACTGGGCGCTGCTCGCCGCGGGCCTTGCCGGTGTGGCGTTGGAGGCCATCCTGCGCGAGAACGTCGTGTGGCGGCCGGTGGCGGTGGTGCTCACCGTATGGCTGTGCCTGCTGCCCCTGTGGCGCCGGACCCGCCCGCTGGCGATGGTGACGCTGGCGTTCGGCTCGGTGAGCCTGCTTCCGGTGGCCTCGCTCGTCGCCGCACCGCGCGAGCCCGTCGGCCTGTACACCGGCGCGGTCGTGCTCGTGCTCGTGTACGCGCTGCCCCGGTGGGGATCGGGACGCGAGATCGTGCTGGGCGACGCGGTGATCCTCGCGGTCGGCGCGCTGTGTGTCGTCACGGACGGGACCTCGGTCGTCGAAAAGGTCGCGGCCTTCGTCGTCCTCCTGCTGCCCGGCGTGGTCGGGGCCGCCGTGCGGTTCCGGGTGACCGCTCGCGAGCGGCAGTTGGAGCAGGTGCGCTCCCGCGAACGCGAGCAGCTCGCCCGGGAACTGCACGACACGGTGGCCCACCACGTGTCGGCCATGGTGATCATCGCCCAGGCGGGCCGGGTGCTCGCGGGCACCGACCCGTCCGCCGCCGTCGAAGCCCTGGAGGGGGTCGAGGAGGAAGGGGCGCGCACGCTGGAGGAAATGCGCGCCATGGTCGCCGCGCTGCGCGACCGCGGGGTCGGCGCCGAGCTGGCGCCCCCTGCCGGAGTCGCGGATCTGGAGCGCCTGATGCGCACCCCGGGTGGTCGCCTCAGGGTCGACCTGGGGCTCGACGGCGAACTGGACGCGCTGCCCCCGGCCGTGGACGCGGCCGTCTACCGGATCGTGCAGGAGTCGGTGACCAACGTGCTGCGCCATGCGGTCGACGCGACCGAGCTCGTCGTTCGGGTCGCCGCGGAACGGCACACGGTGCGGGTGAGCGTGCGCGACAACGGCCGGCGCACCGGCCGGGGTCGCGACGGATACGGACTTACCGGACTACGCGAGCGCGCGACCCTGCTTGGCGGCACACTACGAGCCGGGCCGGGTACCGACCGGGGCTGGCATGTCGAAGCCGAACTGCCGAGAGCGAGGAGCGAGAGCGGTGTCCATTCGCGTCCTCGTCGCTGA
- a CDS encoding alpha/beta fold hydrolase — protein MAAIASVLLVAAAPTPSSGDTEQRVDIGGGRSLYLRCAGSGSPTVVLLAGLHEASDPWSLTDTSPPVPKAPAVLPGVAAFTRVCTYDRPGTIRYTEPPELTDRSTPVRGTRALPAMVQDLDRVLTAAHVPGPYLLVGHSFGGMLALRYAQEHPERTRGLVLVDALGPALKPAMGADWAAYVEALRHPGTPFDADPDFEQVDIEGGVTAIDRGGPLPPVPVAVLSKTEPFAVPPTMARNLVAKLEKAWPKAQQALVGLRPQTPHLMATGSDHYVQLHDPDLTIAAVRLVADRAATPARTPAPGSGPTASSSSSSSSSSSSSSSFSP, from the coding sequence GTGGCTGCGATTGCCTCCGTGCTGCTGGTGGCCGCCGCGCCGACGCCGAGCAGCGGTGACACCGAGCAGCGCGTGGACATCGGCGGCGGGCGGAGCCTGTACCTGCGCTGCGCGGGCTCGGGGAGTCCGACCGTGGTGCTGCTCGCCGGGCTGCACGAGGCCTCCGACCCGTGGTCCCTGACCGACACCAGCCCGCCCGTGCCCAAGGCCCCGGCGGTGCTTCCGGGTGTCGCCGCGTTCACCCGGGTGTGCACCTACGACCGGCCCGGGACCATCCGCTACACGGAGCCACCCGAGCTCACCGACCGCAGCACGCCCGTACGGGGCACCCGGGCCCTGCCCGCCATGGTCCAGGACCTGGACCGGGTGCTGACGGCCGCGCACGTGCCCGGTCCGTACCTGCTGGTGGGGCACTCCTTCGGCGGGATGCTGGCACTGCGCTACGCGCAGGAGCACCCGGAGCGGACGCGCGGGCTGGTCCTGGTCGACGCGCTGGGGCCGGCCCTGAAGCCGGCGATGGGGGCCGACTGGGCGGCGTACGTGGAGGCGCTGCGGCATCCCGGTACGCCGTTCGACGCCGATCCGGACTTCGAGCAGGTGGACATCGAGGGCGGGGTCACGGCCATCGACCGCGGCGGCCCGCTGCCCCCGGTTCCCGTCGCGGTACTCAGCAAGACCGAGCCCTTCGCCGTGCCACCCACGATGGCCAGGAATCTGGTGGCGAAGCTGGAGAAGGCCTGGCCCAAGGCACAGCAGGCTCTGGTGGGTCTGCGGCCGCAAACCCCGCACCTGATGGCGACCGGTAGCGATCACTACGTCCAGCTCCACGACCCGGACCTCACGATCGCGGCCGTCCGCCTCGTGGCGGACCGCGCCGCGACCCCGGCCCGGACCCCGGCGCCGGGGTCCGGGCCGACCGCCTCGTCCTCGTCTTCGTCTTCGTCTTCGTCTTCGTCCTCATCCTCGTTCTCGCCGTAG